The Spirosoma oryzicola region GACAACGCCCGAATTGGGCTTGTTCAGGTAAGAAGCGACGTTGACCGTGCCGGTACGCAGCACCTCATAAGGTGTTAATCCGGCGTCAACAAGGTATTTCATTTCGTGATGAATCGAGAATCCCGGCACATTAAATACTTGGGGGGCATCAGAACCCAGCAGCAGTTCGACACCGTTTTTCTGACATTCGCGGATTATTTTCCGGCGAACCTGAATCAGTTTTTCGGCCCGCTCTTTCGAAAAGTTCGGGTTATTGTTGTAACTGTTTTTCGCATTGACCCAGCTTTTAATCTGATCGGGGTTCATGTATTTCATTTCAGGGTCGTCGGTAAACGTTTCTGCCGGAAGCGGAGAAAGCCAGCGCTCGGCGAGTGCTTGCGTGGGCACAACCCGGATACGGCTGTTGCGCAGGCCCGTAACTAGTTTTGGCAACATGGATTCGCTGGTGCGGTCAGCAATCCAGGCCCCAAACAAGCCGGTTTCCTGTTCGGCCAGCGTGTCGATACCCGGCGTAAGGGCTTCAATGAATCCATCCAGGTGATCAATGGACGAGTAATGAGCATCGATAGCGCGCCAAACGCCGACGTTGAACGACACGTGTCCGACGAACGGAATACCCACTTCGTGCGCGGTTTTGGCAATAGCCGGAAACGTTTCTTTGGTCAGGCCGGGGTGTAATTTCAGAAAATCGTAGCCAGCCGCTTTTTGCTCACGGACCATCTCAGCACCCCGTTGCGCCGTTTTTACGGTTTGCCCATTAAACGAAGGTCCGGTGGCGTAAAAATGGGGTCCCAGGATTTCACCACTGTTGATTTTGCTGCGTAGTTCGAGATGCTTCGGATGGCCGAGCATGCCCCGAATTGTTGTGATGCCGTTCGCCAGATAAAGCGTCAGCACTTCTTTCATGGGTTCAAGGTCGTCGATGGGCGGAACGTGCGCGTGAATCTCGGCCCAGCCAGGCATGAGGTATTTGCCTTTAGCCTCAACGATTAATGCATCTTTACTGAATTTGATCGTACCCGCATTGCCCAATGCCGTTATCGTACCAGCCTTCACCACAACCGTCTGGTTTTCCAGGACCCGCTCCTGATCCATCGGTATTACATTGACC contains the following coding sequences:
- a CDS encoding amidohydrolase family protein is translated as MRALSVLVLISLLLVAGTRLFAQEPVRNREIVFRSVNVIPMDQERVLENQTVVVKAGTITALGNAGTIKFSKDALIVEAKGKYLMPGWAEIHAHVPPIDDLEPMKEVLTLYLANGITTIRGMLGHPKHLELRSKINSGEILGPHFYATGPSFNGQTVKTAQRGAEMVREQKAAGYDFLKLHPGLTKETFPAIAKTAHEVGIPFVGHVSFNVGVWRAIDAHYSSIDHLDGFIEALTPGIDTLAEQETGLFGAWIADRTSESMLPKLVTGLRNSRIRVVPTQALAERWLSPLPAETFTDDPEMKYMNPDQIKSWVNAKNSYNNNPNFSKERAEKLIQVRRKIIRECQKNGVELLLGSDAPQVFNVPGFSIHHEMKYLVDAGLTPYEVLRTGTVNVASYLNKPNSGVVRPGNVSDLVLLNGNPLKDISQTRNIEGVMIGTNWLSKAYIQNELKKLEKN